The genomic segment ATCCGGGCCCAGCCAGGGACCAAAGACAGTGACCTGTTCCCCGTCCAGTTGCATCGACTTCAGGGCCTCATAGCTTTGCCAGTTGAAATCACCCTCTCCAACTGGAAACAGCATTTTACCCTCGGCGTAAGCCAGCCCCGACGACAGTGCTAAGATACCCGCTGCTGCGAGAAGCTTGGTTTTCATGATTGATCCTCCCTTACCGCGCTGACCCAGCGCATGGTCTAGTCCGGCTCTGGCACATCATCCAAAGCGATTTGGTAATGGAAAAGTTCAGGATTCCATTGGCTCTGTCAATGGTGAATGTAATTTGGGCATAAAAATAACAGGCTCATCAGCCGCAACTATCTGGATAATGCGCTTTGACCTGGCCTGGTCAGCAGGTTAAGTTGGCAAAATTGATAGCGCTTTGGAAAACACAAATGAACCTCAAGGATCTGGCTGCCCTTCTTGGATTGTCACAAACCACGGTGAGCCGGGCGCTGAACGGCTATCCCGAAGTCAGCGAGGCAACCCGACAACGGGTTGCGGCGGCGGCGGAAAAACACAGCTACCGGCCAAATACCCGCGCCAAGGGGCTGGCCACCGGTCGCGCAATGGCGATCGGCCATGTCATCCCAATTTCTGCGCAGCACGAAATGGTGAACCCGGTTTTTGGTGATTTCATTGCCGGAGCCGGTGAGGCTTATGCGGCGGCGGGCTACGACATGGTGCTGTCCCTGGTGCAGGACAATCAGGAGGAGCGGGTTTATCGCGACATGTTTGCCAAGGGCAACGTCGACGGCATCGTTGTCCACGCGCCTGAGATGCGGGATCGACGCATTGCTCTGTTGCTGGAAATTGGCTTGCCTTTTGCCGTTCACGGTCGCGCCTCAGAGATCACAACCCCTTACAATTGGCTGGACGTGAACAACAAGAGCGCCTTTCAGCGGGCGACGGATTTCCTGATTGACCTGGGCCACCGGCGCATTGCTCTGCTCAACGGTCTTGAGACCATGGATTTTGCCCACAGACGCCGGGCTGGCTATGTTGAGGCCTTGTTGAGCCGTGACCTTGCCGTCGATCCACAGTTGATGCGAAGCGAAGAGATGACTGAAACCTACGGCTATCAGGCGGTGCGCCAGATGATGAAGCTGGCCGAACCGCCAACCGCCTATCTGGTGTCGTCAATGATCTCGGCGATCGGCGTACGGCGGGCAATTCACGACGCCGGGCTGGTCATGGGGCGGGATATATCCGTCATCACCCATGACGATGATCTGTCCTATCTCAGAAACGGTGACGATGTCGCGCTGTTTACCGCAACCCGCTCCTCGGTGCGCGACGCCGGGCGGCAGCTGGCACAGATTCTGATCGAGCAGATCTCTGATCCCCAGCATGCCCCAAGAACCAAATTGCTGGAGGCAGACCTGACAGTGGGACGCTCCACCGGTGCAAATACGCAAGGCCGCTGATGCAAGGCCCCTGCCCCTGCCCCGGCAGAGCTCGGCGCCAGTTGCCGTTTCCGGCTCAACATCGCTTGGAGTTTTTGATCTTCACGGTCAAACGGCGCCGCACCCTCTGACCGTATTTGATAATCCATTGGCACCTGCCCTCTGGCTATGAAATCGGAGCCTCAGGCCTTAAAGGCCCAAAACCTGGTATTTGCCAAAACTCAAGGCATTGAAAACTAACAGGTTTTGGGATTGTCAGCTGACAATTTCAGCCCATTACTGGCGGCAGACAGCGCATTTAGCATTGGCAGCACTGAAAACTGACCTGATCGGGCCTTTTGCGTCAATCGCCGCAGATAGGCGCCGGGACTGCGAATATCACCCAATCGCTGCAGAATGCATAACACCACCGTCGCCGCCTGCCGTCGTCCCATAGCCGCGCGGGCCTCTTGCAGCACCGGCAGATCAATACCTATCATCGGCGACAGGTTCTCGGTCACCCGGTCCAGATCCTGCCATTGGTGCACCGGCTCTGGGTAAAAACTCTGGAATTCGGGGCAAGCGTTGAGAACCTGCGCAAGATCTGCCTCAGTCTTGGCTTTCTTAGCTTGCTTGGGTTTTTCCGTGTCGCTGGCCTTGGCGATT from the Parasedimentitalea psychrophila genome contains:
- a CDS encoding substrate-binding domain-containing protein, which codes for MNLKDLAALLGLSQTTVSRALNGYPEVSEATRQRVAAAAEKHSYRPNTRAKGLATGRAMAIGHVIPISAQHEMVNPVFGDFIAGAGEAYAAAGYDMVLSLVQDNQEERVYRDMFAKGNVDGIVVHAPEMRDRRIALLLEIGLPFAVHGRASEITTPYNWLDVNNKSAFQRATDFLIDLGHRRIALLNGLETMDFAHRRRAGYVEALLSRDLAVDPQLMRSEEMTETYGYQAVRQMMKLAEPPTAYLVSSMISAIGVRRAIHDAGLVMGRDISVITHDDDLSYLRNGDDVALFTATRSSVRDAGRQLAQILIEQISDPQHAPRTKLLEADLTVGRSTGANTQGR